From the Solea solea chromosome 7, fSolSol10.1, whole genome shotgun sequence genome, the window TCTTCACTGTGGTCTTTGCCCTCTTTTCTCTGGCCATGGCATTCTTCTCTCGCTCCAGACTTTTCCTGAGTTTGGTCTTTAGAGTGGTAGGAGATGCAGGCAAGGCATGGCCATGATCCTAGTAGAAAGACATCACTTTGACACTACTAGTTTATGGACCACATTTTTTCTTATAGTCATCACCTGTCAAAGCCACTGCCAGCACTGTTTGTTAATGTGCAATAGAAATGTCCTAGTGAAGAGGCTATGGAAAAAGAAcagtgcagataaaaaaaaagtaacctgATGTTTTCATAATGTAGGCTAGTTGTCAACAATTGATGAGGGGTAGATGCTTTACCTTGCCACTTTTATTGTGGTTGTTGTTATCGTTGTTGCAATGTGATTTTACACCGCTTtgatctataaataaagttatttcaaTACCTCAGTTTCAATGATGTTATTAAGATTaggaaataaatgcagaaaacaaTGTAGAAAGTATTAACGTCATATTAGATAGCAATCATTTAACACATAATGAGAAATCAGTAAGTGCTATCAGAGGTGGGTACTAACGAGTTACATTTACTTAAGTAACTTTTTGGATAACTTGTACTTTTAAGAGTATAATTATGAATACAATAATGCAGTATATATAGAACTGTAACTGTAACGGATTGCCTTTACATTCTGCATAACATTCTCTGTGTGTTCGGCAGGGCTATCAAAATCCTCTCAAAATCGCCCTGCTTAAAATGTTGACAGCAAAGCACTGATGAATTACTTGCAGTGAATCCTTCTCTCCTCCAAGCCACTTCCCActtcttcctcacatatttGTCCTTTGGAAACCTTCTAAATGTGTCAGTTGTAATCAGTTGTAAGTCAGTGTTCATGGAATATGACTTATAAAGTCTCAGTTCATAGCCGGGTGAACACCGGGCAGTAAACGTAGCCTAGCTAGCTGGCTACGATTTCAGTACAGTAATATCAAAGATCCTAGCTCCCTCTCAACTCTCCGGTAATATTCTATTCACAAAATAATAACGGTAATGGTAAATCTTACTTGTGAAAAGTGGCCACGTTTCTTGCGCCCAGCAGCGTCTACTCTTTATATGTCTATGGTTAGACCTACTTGTTCTCAACACCTCTGCTGCGCAGTGCGCACTTCACAGTTTGACAATTGACACACCGCGACAAGTAGTTGTACCAGTCCGAACTACAGTTTCAAACTCGTCAGAATGacgtcacttttgccattcatgtgtatggggtttATCATTAGCAGATACAGTTTTGACTAGTAACAATGGTGTTGCAGATGAATATCCTACTTGcctattaaatgttaaaaccgcTTGCCATCATacctctgtgtttacatttccttTTATCTGTCATTATTTAAGCTTTAAATTTCCGCGCCTGGTGCCAATGATGTCATTTCCTCCGAAGCTTTAGTACTTCCTGTTTGTAGTACAGACGTAGGAAGTAGAGAGGAAACCCCTCTCTTTCATTTGCTTTCCAGGCTATGCTTGACAATCCTATCATTCGTAATACTATCAGGTTTAGCTGTGCTATTCAGAGTTTATTTAGGTTTTAATCTCTGTagtattcaataaataaaataacctaACCTTAGCAACCAACCAAAAGGTAAGTAATCGAAACGAACCTGCTAGCTTGAAATGGCGCTGACTAAAAAACTAACATTAATAGTCTAGATTTTGTTACACCTCACGTTTACGTTGCCATTTGTAAATTGTACTGGtgattgtatatattttttgtattctGGGTAAATATATGCACCAcccttatatatacatatacatagatATTTTCACGATGTCATGTTTTGCTAAAATCAGCTGTAGCAGCACTAATTATGTTCatgtagccccccccccccctttttgttttcctgtgtcagGAGTTATCTTCATATGACTTCATCATATGATGTATTTTCCATCTCTAAGCCCAGACTATAGCTCATCAGCTGCACCAATAACAAGGTCATTGGAGATCCTTGTTTTTGTAGAGGTACAAAAGCGGCTGGTTGAGTAATCAGTCTGATTTTTGCTTATTAGTACTTATTTATGTAAGTTTAAACATAAATGCTGGTAAGTGCTccacaatttatttataatatgcAAATGCTTTCCAGTACAGACACACAATGCACATTAGAGAGTCACACCATAAGTATTTAGTAAAGGTTTGTTTTATGGTAAGCAATATTGtgttattataattgttatattttataaaatggtggataaaaaagaaaacaccatcATATATGGGCAATtggctgccctgatttctaccatttggcatcagctataaaacaaaaaaaacataaaaactaaatGGCACTGACCTGCCTACCTGCATTTAACAACAGTCAGAAGTAAACTATTGGGATACAATGGTCTCtcttgtttgattgtttttagcCCATTGTATGACCATTTTGTGTTCTAACAGTTAACTCCGTGTGACTGAACAAATTAGTCCACAAAGCCAAATGAACGGAGCAGCATTCCCCTCCCCCACGGCAGAGATGGCGGAGATGAACCGCATCCAGTATGAGCTGGAGTACACTGAGGGGATCAGCCAGAGGATGCGGATCCCTGAGATGCTCAAAGTGGCTCCTCACACCCATGAAGACCCTAATGCTGGACCTCAAGCAGTCCCACATAGTGTCTTAATGCAAGTACCAGAGAGAATTGTGGTTGCAGGTCAGTACTCTGTAAAATTAATGTGCTGTTCAAAGTCTTTTATAACAAGGATGTCTGTCAGCTGACTGTAGTATATCTAGCTTGTTAGCTTCACAGATACTAGATATAGCTTTATCAATGGTTATGGACTTTGTCCATCTTGCTCCTTGAGGTACATTTACTGACAGTGTTATTACATCAGAACTGGGAAATTAATTAAAACCTTTAAGTCACACTGCCATGTTGATTCATCACACAAAAGTTGTTTGGAAACATTCAACATTAGCTTTCAAATAACAGAAATGTATGCCAACTATGTGCCAGCTTCCCCTTCTAAACAGCCATTTACTCTTCTTTCACTTTTTTCCCTATAAGGAGACCATAATGACACCCATTTCTCCAGGCCCAGAGATCTGGACTTAATCCAGTCCACACCACTTGAAGCCCTAGCATTGAAAACACCACCCAGAGTCCTCACCCTCAACGACCGACCCCTGGACTTCCTGGAAGAAGAGCAACGGGTAGCTCCAGACTCTGAGGAGGTGGTAAGTGACAACAATATTTTGCTGACAAGGATACAGTGTCAAATCCATTTGGAATAATTTCCTCACACTCAACTATAACTAGAATAAATTGGTTGTCTTTCTGCCTTCTTTTAGTTGCGACCACAGGGACGAGCACGGCGAGAACGCTCGGCCAGTGAGAATGCATCCATCCGCCATAACAGCCAGCTCAAGAGAAATGATTCCTCGTGAGTATGGCCTGGAATTTCCCTGTTAGCTTCATGCTATCTCTCTTGTCCTACATGTCTTTCTTTTGATTCTATGCACTGTCCCTTTTTCTTGTGAAATaactgtgtgttgtttctgGCATTGTGAGCTGCTAGTGCTGATAATAAACTCTGATTTAAACTTACTTCTTTCagattttatgtgtgtgtatatatatatatatttatatatatttttatatatatatatatatatatacatacacacacacgtgtatatgtttttttgttttaatttttgcaAGCTATTGAAAAATATTGCTTTATATTGTATAACACACACAAGAccacagtccagtccagttggtaAAGTTGAGGACAGTCTCTTTTCcttatttctctccctctccctctttttcctgACCCTCTTTCCTCTACTATCCttttcttccccttttctcTGAATTGGCTGCCCTTAATGGTGGGCACTGAGCAGTGCGACCCCGCCCCCCCCTGCCACTGCTCCCTGTCCCCCTCTCACCGTGACTGAGGAAGAGAACAACCCGAACAGCACTAGTGGTGTATTATCTTTCATCCAGTCCACTACACGTCGGGCCTACCAGCAGGTCCTGGAGGTCTTGGACGAGAACCCTCGCAGGTGACCTCCCAATTATCGGTcatattttgcttttaaaaaaggtgGATTGGCTTATTGGATATAGGTCAGAGAAGTACAGACTACTACAATACAAACTCTTAAGAACCCTGTGTTAATTAAAATTTAGGTTTCACATGGTGTTTCTGAAATGTTGCCCCAGAGTGTTGCAATTGTCTCAAACATAAGGTGATCTAACTTTCTGTAACAATATTAATACAGCATGTATTAATCACAAATGCTGTAACAATTTTTTCTTGCGCCTTTCTATATTATAGCTTTGGTTCATGTTATTGAAAGCCTACTTAAAGACTTGCGTGTTCCAAcacaaaaaatgacaacactgcagagAGGATATAAGCAAGATGATccttaaaaaacattatatcttACCCATGCCACAGTTTATTTGTGcaagaaaacataaaagcagtgaaacaacagaaaacccCTAGGGGTTTATGAGGGGAATCTTTCCTCTGTATCAAATATTATCAAACACCAAGTGCAGTGATTCATAAAACTGGACAGACAAGCAATATCATCTTTCAAAAGATAGGcaatataaatcaaaaaaatgGATTGGATATTTGGACTGCTTTTTCCTTCTGGGGACTGCATAAGAAGATCCTCTTGCTTGTGCTTGTTCTGCACACTTTAGCAATAAGATTTGTGAATCAAGATTTTCTAAAAAACTGTTATTACTTGCAGGATAACTCAACAAAAATCTCTTTGTTAAACTTTGTTAGAGAAGATATTGTAAAgacataaagagaaaaaaaagtgtgttaatTTCTAGGATATATATGCATATAGGCTATGCAGCACTCTACacgtgtgtttctctctcttcctctcatttttcctcctcccaATGCTATCCTTTCTCAACCTTCAGCAAACCATCTCTGCGAGGGGGGTCAGCTTCAAGCTCCAACCCCCTGCATGAATCCAGGTAACCTCACCTGGCATCTtcattctgtttttctctttctgtcttacCTTACATTCTCATTTTGTTTTGGGATATAAGCTCAAGCCCTGATataatatttgtataatataaatatgactGTTTGAATTATGTAATTATCAAAATGGCTGTTTCTTTTTCAAAGGTTTGCCTTATCAACTTATGAAGCCACACTGGACGGAGGACCTGATGATATGACTGTGATTGATGCAACAACACTGCGACGTCAGGTTAGTTCCCAATCCAGTATGTCCCAAACATGAACTAATCGTGGAATATCTGACACTAAGGGATTGTTTTAATCTGATTTATCCGTAGCTCATCAAATTAAACCGAAGACTCCAACATTTGGAAGAGGAGAACAGGGAGCGAGCAAAGCGAGAGATGATCCTGTACTCGGTCACTGTAGCTTTCTGGCTCGTCAACACTTGGGTGTGGTTGCGACGTTAAAACTAGTCAGTATTTCTGCTACTTGCTGCACTCGAGCCCTGTGGGAGCAACGCCTTGACATGGGTACAAGTCCTTTTGCCACAAAGCTGATATTCTGATTAGATTTATTTAATACatgtacagttttattttttttactccccttccactctgtgttttcttgttttgttttcattcattgcTAAGCATGACTTGTACATATTCACGTCACACAGTGCTTTGGAAAGAAATGATCCAGAGCTACAATATAgcatcgatgatcaaaataggaAAGTGGACATATAACATGTTGAATATTTGACACAAGTGAGAGTCACATATGACTTTGACTTGGAAATATATTACAAGTAAATAAAGCCATACATATATGATGTGTCATTCTGTACTTTTATTGAAGCATTATATTAGAATTATGCACTGAGCTATAATTTTATACCATATCTCTCACATTAGCTAGCTCCTTTTTGTGGTGTTTATGTTTAATGTCAGTCTTGTAAGTGtgtagttatttaaaaaaaaattggtctAGCAATGAACGATTTGGGGAACTAATTGCAATATTTGTCACAGAAACTGTGATGTGATTTGCAATATTTTAAGCTTAGTTCAATACCGTGTTAAAACATGACAAAGCATTGCCACCGACATCATTAAAACTCTGTTTACACCATTTAAATATTAACTTTtatactgttgtgttttcagcctATTTCAGAGACATTGAGTTCGTTCAGGGCGTTGATTTTTATACGTTTTcgaaatatttaactttttctgtcacttttcttcttcagtgGGGTTTAACAGCAGCTTGCATTTatgatgttgcattactgccatcttctggagtTAGAGAACTCCTACACTATCCAGTCTGtcatattctttttattttctcatcttCTGTCCTCCATAGGAAATAAAATTGAGTGCAGATCATCGACACGCATACATAGACAGactgtgtacatttgtttttaattggcaTACAACACATAACATTCAAAATAGATCACCTTGTATATTGGAATGCAAGGGTGAGAACTTAATGTTGTTCCAACATGTATTACATAGTTTCTTCATTGACATGGATAAACAGATTGCAGCCTGTGTAATTTGCTTATGTTTCAAATAATTGTGCTGCCTtcattaatttagtcattattTTGTGTTGCCTTGATATGATTGTATAAAGCTATTATTGCCCCACAAAAAAACACCGCCCCATTTTAAATTGCCAACGGCATAAACAAAATGGTTATGAAATTCTGTGACAATTTGGGTAAAACCTTTAAAGCATCGatccatcaatccatcttctactgcttatCTGAGGTTGGGTCGAAGAAGCAGCAGCCAAGAGTCTCTCCAGCGAGTTCTGGGTTTTCCCCAGGCGCCTCCAGCTCCTTAATGAGGTACCATGGTGTAGAGGAGGTTTGGTTCGTCTTTGACTATTCCACTAATTCAAAACCCAAATCCCCTGTGATGAAGAGTTGTCAGAGACTTATGTCAGGATTTAAAGTGGGGATGATTTTACTCTGGTTTCCAGAAGCCTCATCCTCATCACTGCTCCTTCCTGACATGACCTCTATTATTGGTTTGAACACCAGCTGAGAAGAAACCATTGCAGTGAGGTATTCTGTGTCAACATCCTCAAGATCAGGCAGATCATCAATATGCAGTGGAAGGTGAATGGTTTCCAGCTGCTCAACATCTTTCAACTCTGTTACCAATGGTCCTGGACCAAATGTTGGTGCAACTAGGATCTCATCTGCTTCAGGAGGAGCTACCATCACCAGGGAAGGCTGTTCCTTCTCACACTGCTCACTTATGTTAACCAACACCTCATTTCCCATGAACTTAAATAAACGTGATTTGATTTGTTGTGTGTTATCTCCTTTATCTCTCTCTATAGTTGGTGCAACACACTGTTGTTCTTGTTCCATCTGCTTTGGATGCACTCcttctctctcgtctctccgTGGCAGCATAATTTCATATTTCTCTAATGGCTCAATCAACAACCCTTCACTTGGTTGTGCAGTTTTCTCAACCGGTTCAGTTTTTAGGCCGCATTTGTGTGCTGCTTGATTATGCAGTGACTCCCCATGGGCATCCATGCAGTCCTGTTCAAAgtcctccatcttctcctgGGATGAAGTCAAAATCTGGGTGTCATTTTCATCACAAGGAGTGGGGAAAACCTTGGTTGTCCctgaaatgaaacaaacttTTCAAAAGAGGCGGTCAAAAAACAGGATAATAATCATAACATCCTTCTGTTTTTTCACCACAGAATTTCCAATTATATTATAATCataaagaaaacagcaaaacaatggtgctgactcagcatttccaACTAATTATGTAAATCTACATTTACCCTCTATCTTTGCAAGTGAAATGTTGAGAACTGTGTTCACCTTTCGCCTGTAGCTCTCGTATGTGTCTTCTTTCTTGAGCCTCTTTCTTAATCATTGCAATGGCGTCCAAGCTTGCCTGAATTTTCCTCGTCTCTCGTGTGTCCCATTCCTCTCTTGCTTTGCGCTCTCCCTCCTGGCCTCCCACTGCCCAAGCATCTGCACATGCCCTTTCTCTGGGAAACACTGGGCGATTGTCAAGATAGGTGAGCTGCTTTAGATGCGCCGTCATTGTCTTCCTATAATTTGGGATTTTATTCACCACAGCATTTCCAGTTAGATTTAATACCCGCAGATCTGGCATGGCCTCAAGTACAGGGAGAATCCTGGGGTCATTTAACATGTTGTGAGATATATCCAGCACACTGATGGCCAAACACTGACTCAGGTGCTCAATGTCCTCCACAGACTCCAGCCTGTTATGGGTAATCTCCAGAGTGGACAATTTAGGGAGGCAAGATATGTTCTCAATTCTGTGGATGTAGTTGTTAGAGACATTCAATGTGCTGAGTTTCTTCATGTGCTCAAGGTTTTCCAGCTTGTAAATAAAGTTCTGCTGTAGGAACAAGCATCGCATATCAATCTGGGCATTCAGATTATCAATGCGCTGAATCCCATTGCTTTGTAGCCAGAGACACCTCAGTCCTGTGTAATCTTCTAAGTTCTCAATAAGGGAGAAGCCTTTAAAATGTAGGTACAATGTGTCATTCAGGTAAGGTGTAGCATAAAGATGGTGCTGCTTACAGTGGTCTTTAAGGAATTTCTTGGTCATCCGTGGTGCTGGCAGTTCTGGGTCTCCAAGTCTGCCCCTGAGTGGCTTTTGCTGCATTATGTTACCTGCCATTGTTCTCTCTTTTGTGAGAGGATGAATAAATTCTTGATATTGTGGACAcgtcttctttggtgttttgcaACAGTTGACATCCGTAATGTTGCATTAATAGATGTCTTTCAGCCAAACATCAAAGGATTCGAATGAACTCATTGTCATTACATAGCATGTGCATACACCTTGAGACGTTTGAGTACGTTTCCATGGTGACGCGTGGTCGACGCGTCCAGATCCGCCCGGCTGACCGGATATTGTATCTTGTTCCGCGTCGGACACTTTTAGCTGTTGCATTCCGCTGTTGGTGCACCAACATGGCGTCAGGATACATATTAAATCGGGGTGCGCTAACATTGAAAAGTCATTGTCAGCGTGTCTTCAGAAACGTATCGTTATCGCAGGTCAGGGAGAAAAAACGATGGATGAAAGCGTACACACACATCATGGCAAAGAAGTTAAAGCTGGAAGGACCGCCGCCACCGAAGCCACGGTAAGGCTCAAAGCGAACAAAACCAAGCGCTCACTAGAGAGCATTTCAAGGCCACTGCTGTGCAACCGTTTTATTCATTAAAGTCGTATGACATTTTAGATTAGGAAAACATTACTTCTTCGTTTCCTGTGCAGACTTGTTTCGCAGCTTGTGGGTTGTTATTACTCAGTATTTCGAACGCTCGGGAGTCGGGACAAATGGTTAAATTACAATTGGGTATTGCTGATAGCTTAATCTAAGGCTGCCACTAACCATTATTTTGACAATGGTTTAttatgtccattattttcttaattcaacgtttaataaaatgtcagaaaaatgttgAGCCCTAGGTTTTATCTAGATAGGGATCCCGTTCAAACCTTCAAacctccccttcctccaaatccgcagaaaatgtaatcaaaatcaATTCTTAACTTTATACTAAACGTTATACTACTCACAGTCAGAGCAATGCTGGCAAAAAACACCTTGGTTACAATAACTTTTTTCTTCTGCATAGCCCTACATCATATTAAAGAGCAAAACTACCTGGAGCCAGTTTGAAACATGGTGCAGAGGATGGCAGTTAACtccatattttctttctttcagctcTCAACAGCCTCTCTGGGATTACCATGCCGAGGTTCAGGCTTTCAGCAACCGCCTCCATGAGAGCTTCTCCCTGGAACTTCTGAAAATAGCCTTCATCAACCCATGTTATTTGCAGGTGGAGCAAGAGAGGAGAAAGGGATTAGGCATTAACTCTGAGACTACAGCTTTACTTTTGAAAGATAATATGCAGCTGAGTGCAAAGGGAGCAGATTTCACCAAAAGCTTTCTAAACGACTGGTGCAGGGCCAGTTTCCCGAGCCTGCCAAGCAAGGGGGTGGAGAGCATCGTAGGGCACCTTACCAGTTCAGCAGTTGTGACCTATGTAGCAAGAAATCTTGGCATTGAAGACCTCACCATGAGCGGAGAGTTCCCTGTTCCCGATGATGTGCTCCATTCTACATTCATGGCAATGATTGGAGCTTTACAGGAGAGCAGTGGAGCAGAGCGAGCAGGCTTCTTTCTCAGGGTAAGAGACTTGGTGTGTTGTCATGTATACTCAAATACCAGCTGAGGACTTAttgtaattaataattattctattaagcatttttcattttacaccCCCCTTACACCTTCTTACATCTCTGTAGGATTTCTTGGTCACTCAGCTGTTAGGAAAGGACCTGTTTGATATGTGGACAGTGGTCAACCCAATGGGAATACTGGTGGAGGAGCTTACTAAGAGGAATGTGCCTTTGCCAGAGCCCCGCCTCATTAGATCTGCTGGAGCCAGTACTGTCTTGCCACTATACTTTGTTGGTTTGTATAGGTATGTATGTTGCTGTTGATGCAGGTAAATTAAAAGTCTTaatcgttgtgtgtgtgtgtgtgtaaccttttCGTCTCTTCGACTATGTCCTGTTTCAGTGATAAGAAGCTTCTGGCACAAGGTCCAGGGGAGACTTTGTTGGCAGCCGAGGAGGAGGCAGCACGTGTGGCTCTCCGAAAAATCTATGGGTTCAGTGAGAATCGTAGACCATTCGACTTctctccgcagcagcagcatcagcaacCGTTATTTCAGTCAGTCAGCAGCAATTAGTGATGTAACAATTCTCACACTGCTACGTCACATCAAACAGATGTCTttgtatataatttatttacCATTGGATTTATTTGGTATGCTTATGTTCAATAAAAAGTATGTACACACCATAAATCTTTGGAAAATTACTGTTAATGTACAAGGTGCCGATTGTCCAGACTATTTGTGAACATGAAACAATTTGTCTCAAAGCCAAAGGGTGCAgaaatttaatttgtgaaaGTTGAAACTGATCCAGAAGAAGTTAGGATTGGAATATGAGGGGTATACATTAAGGGTACCTTCTTTGGCACAAAATGAATGGTAAGGGTGGATTTTGGcagttagtttagtttattgtcatatgcattAAAAGTACAGTTGTACAGTCAGTGCAATGAGATGCACCTTTCCAGACACCTTCTCATCCCTCTAAtcacaaactgaaaataaatagtCAAAGTAAAAGTTAAGTTGTGAGTGAGTTAagtttatttctatagcacattAAAAAACTTCAGGTAACAAGTGCTGAACATACACTATAAATAAGAacaattgaaaatgaaagaatgaacCATTATGCGAGTACTCAAGCCTTTGAGCTGTGAGTGATTACAAAGGCTACCTTTGATCTGCTCTCTCAATTCCTATGTGAGGAAACTTAAAAATAAGtataaaaatgttgttatgatgtataaataatttaaattgacaaaaaaatgtagGCGAAAGTAGTGACCCAAAAAATGCTGACTTAAAATTCCCAGCTAACGAAACTGTAAAACTGACTGTAATGTAATTCCTTTAAAGCATAGGCAAAATCGTCTTCAAATCCTCCCCGGAACA encodes:
- the mffa gene encoding mitochondrial fission factor homolog B isoform X1 — protein: MNGAAFPSPTAEMAEMNRIQYELEYTEGISQRMRIPEMLKVAPHTHEDPNAGPQAVPHSVLMQVPERIVVAGDHNDTHFSRPRDLDLIQSTPLEALALKTPPRVLTLNDRPLDFLEEEQRVAPDSEEVLRPQGRARRERSASENASIRHNSQLKRNDSSATPPPPATAPCPPLTVTEEENNPNSTSGVLSFIQSTTRRAYQQVLEVLDENPRSKPSLRGGSASSSNPLHESRFALSTYEATLDGGPDDMTVIDATTLRRQLIKLNRRLQHLEEENRERAKREMILYSVTVAFWLVNTWVWLRR
- the mffa gene encoding mitochondrial fission factor homolog B isoform X2, encoding MNGAAFPSPTAEMAEMNRIQYELEYTEGISQRMRIPEMLKVAPHTHEDPNAGPQAVPHSVLMQVPERIVVAGDHNDTHFSRPRDLDLIQSTPLEALALKTPPRVLTLNDRPLDFLEEEQRVAPDSEEVLRPQGRARRERSASENASIRHNSQLKRNDSSATPPPPATAPCPPLTVTEEENNPNSTSGVLSFIQSTTRRAYQQVLEVLDENPRRFALSTYEATLDGGPDDMTVIDATTLRRQLIKLNRRLQHLEEENRERAKREMILYSVTVAFWLVNTWVWLRR
- the mffa gene encoding mitochondrial fission factor homolog B isoform X3, whose product is MNGAAFPSPTAEMAEMNRIQYELEYTEGISQRMRIPEMLKVAPHTHEDPNAGPQAVPHSVLMQVPERIVVAGDHNDTHFSRPRDLDLIQSTPLEALALKTPPRVLTLNDRPLDFLEEEQRVAPDSEEVLRPQGRARRERSASENASIRHNSQLKRNDSSFALSTYEATLDGGPDDMTVIDATTLRRQLIKLNRRLQHLEEENRERAKREMILYSVTVAFWLVNTWVWLRR
- the LOC131462998 gene encoding dynein axonemal assembly factor 1-like isoform X2, with amino-acid sequence MAGNIMQQKPLRGRLGDPELPAPRMTKKFLKDHCKQHHLYATPYLNDTLYLHFKGFSLIENLEDYTGLRCLWLQSNGIQRIDNLNAQIDMRCLFLQQNFIYKLENLEHMKKLSTLNVSNNYIHRIENISCLPKLSTLEITHNRLESVEDIEHLSQCLAISVLDISHNMLNDPRILPVLEAMPDLRVLNLTGNAVVNKIPNYRKTMTAHLKQLTYLDNRPVFPRERACADAWAVGGQEGERKAREEWDTRETRKIQASLDAIAMIKKEAQERRHIRELQAKGTTKVFPTPCDENDTQILTSSQEKMEDFEQDCMDAHGESLHNQAAHKCGLKTEPVEKTAQPSEGLLIEPLEKYEIMLPRRDEREGVHPKQMEQEQQCVAPTIERDKGDNTQQIKSRLFKFMGNEVLVNISEQCEKEQPSLVMVAPPEADEILVAPTFGPGPLVTELKDVEQLETIHLPLHIDDLPDLEDVDTEYLTAMVSSQLVFKPIIEVMSGRSSDEDEASGNQSKIIPTLNPDISL
- the LOC131462998 gene encoding dynein axonemal assembly factor 1-like isoform X1, which produces MAGNIMQQKPLRGRLGDPELPAPRMTKKFLKDHCKQHHLYATPYLNDTLYLHFKGFSLIENLEDYTGLRCLWLQSNGIQRIDNLNAQIDMRCLFLQQNFIYKLENLEHMKKLSTLNVSNNYIHRIENISCLPKLSTLEITHNRLESVEDIEHLSQCLAISVLDISHNMLNDPRILPVLEAMPDLRVLNLTGNAVVNKIPNYRKTMTAHLKQLTYLDNRPVFPRERACADAWAVGGQEGERKAREEWDTRETRKIQASLDAIAMIKKEAQERRHIRELQAKVCFISGTTKVFPTPCDENDTQILTSSQEKMEDFEQDCMDAHGESLHNQAAHKCGLKTEPVEKTAQPSEGLLIEPLEKYEIMLPRRDEREGVHPKQMEQEQQCVAPTIERDKGDNTQQIKSRLFKFMGNEVLVNISEQCEKEQPSLVMVAPPEADEILVAPTFGPGPLVTELKDVEQLETIHLPLHIDDLPDLEDVDTEYLTAMVSSQLVFKPIIEVMSGRSSDEDEASGNQSKIIPTLNPDISL
- the mrpl44 gene encoding 39S ribosomal protein L44, mitochondrial yields the protein MASGYILNRGALTLKSHCQRVFRNVSLSQVREKKRWMKAYTHIMAKKLKLEGPPPPKPRSQQPLWDYHAEVQAFSNRLHESFSLELLKIAFINPCYLQVEQERRKGLGINSETTALLLKDNMQLSAKGADFTKSFLNDWCRASFPSLPSKGVESIVGHLTSSAVVTYVARNLGIEDLTMSGEFPVPDDVLHSTFMAMIGALQESSGAERAGFFLRDFLVTQLLGKDLFDMWTVVNPMGILVEELTKRNVPLPEPRLIRSAGASTVLPLYFVGLYSDKKLLAQGPGETLLAAEEEAARVALRKIYGFSENRRPFDFSPQQQHQQPLFQSVSSN